One part of the Phoenix dactylifera cultivar Barhee BC4 chromosome 4, palm_55x_up_171113_PBpolish2nd_filt_p, whole genome shotgun sequence genome encodes these proteins:
- the LOC103706569 gene encoding uncharacterized protein LOC103706569, which translates to MVRFSCFSTPIHYNKSKKIVQHAGGAMHFTHQILSQDQPINFPAGSASSNPKMDDNNLSNISVEQVASPSSHEACWKSEDLNDYSCPEDGKGIPQIACLRKSQSLGNVLDKNRGFPCDDLTEDDEVDQRLRSNDNKMKQFGSSSNKIGQRQKNGIAESFNSFADPVHHESLFSIAILEQSDGEQHDDVGESADHVDSEHFALDIHPVLARSHSVTNLGVNDAKSTGGSLNSELMMGRSRSFENFSSVSGRRVEILDGEEAIHSEVALHSCKSMSRASDVSGQGLICHADLREGSHFSNTSGNNEVEDLERDGMYMSEKSKHGNQSTNGKGSPHYVDSVEECLCSNTSGGFDEVAGHDRDDNYWSQNLKHDNQSVDGGDYPNYNGEEIDRREPEIAGAETGKELQKGSIQNCVELTCKEFNIRRIEDWISQIDIQADKIVEELGECSSSASKEDPQVVGGAAAKRLDARSSLGMEVAYKYISTLNAASSSAQMANLGLVAIPILSTFVGLRVLNLSGNAIVRITAGALPKGLHMLNLSKNNISTIEGLRELTRLRVLDLSYNKICRIGHGLASCSSLKELYLAGNKISEVEGLHRLLKLNVLDLHSNKISTSKGLGQLAANYGSLQAINLEGNPAQKNVGDEQLKKYLLSLLPHLVFYNKQTIKASGAKEIADRPTRSLSSHQFDRSMRTEHKSSRRGYLGAALHKSSTSHGRSGYPSKPSKSRNGHVPPLGFKPTDHLPIIDRKLLSLQPSNPIRRIQSEGAL; encoded by the exons ATGGTTAGGTTTTCCTGCTTCTCCACTCCTATCCATTACAACAAATCAAAG AAAATTGTACAACATGCTGGTGGAGCAATGCATTTCACTCATCAAATTCTTTCTCAAGATCAACCAATAAATTTTCCTGCAGGGTCTGCAAGTTCAAATCCAAAGATGGATGACAATAATCTTTCAAACATCAGTGTGGAGCAAGTCGCTAGTCCATCTTCTCATGAAGCTTGCTGGAAATCAGAAGATTTAAATGATTATTCTTGTCCTGAGGATGGTAAAGGAATTCCTCAGATAGCATGCCTCAGAAAAAGTCAATCTCTTGGAAATGTATTAGATAAGAATAGAGGCTTCCCTTGTGATGATCTCACTGAGGATGATGAGGTTGATCAGAGACTTCGCTCCAATGACAACAAAATGAAGCAATTTGGTAGTTCCTCCAATAAAATTGGCCAGCGTCAGAAAAATGGCATTGCCGAATCTTTTAATTCATTTGCTGACCCGGTGCATCATGAATCCCTCTTCTCTATTGCAATTCTGGAACAATCTGATGGAGAGCAGCATGATGATGTTGGTGAATCTGCTGACCATGTTGACTCTGAACATTTTGCATTGGATATCCATCCTGTGCTTGCAAGATCGCATTCTGTAACTAATCTTGGGGTGAATGATGCAAAGTCCACTGGTGGTTCTCTGAATTCTGAATTGATGATGGGACGATCCAGATCTTTTGAGAATTTCTCTTCTGTAAGTGGTAGGAGGGTTGAGATTTTAGATGGTGAAGAAGCAATTCATTCTGAAGTGGCTTTGCACAGTTGTAAGTCCATGTCGCGAGCATCTGATGTGAGTGGACAGGGTTTGATTTGCCATGCAGATTTAAGGGAAGGGTCTCATTTCTCTAACACAAGTGGTAATAATGAAGTGGAAGATCTGGAAAGAGATGGAATGTATATGAGTGAAAAGTCTAAGCATGGCAATCAGTCTACTAATGGAAAAGGTTCACCTCACTATGTGGATTCAGTGGAAGAGTGTCTTTGCTCCAACACAAGTGGTGGCTTTGATGAGGTGGCAGGCCATGACAGAGATGATAATTATTGGTCTCAAAATCTTAAACATGACAATCAGTCAGTTGATGGGGGCGATTATCCCAACTACAATGGTGAGGAAATTGACAGGAGGGAACCTGAAATAGCTGGTGCAGAGACTGGGAAAGAACTTCAAAAAGGATCTATTCAAAACTGTGTTGAACTGACCTGCAAAGAATTCAATATTAGGCGAATTGAGGACTGGATCAGCCAAATTGATATTCAAGCTGATAAAATtgtggaagaacttggagaatGTTCAAGTTCTGCTTCTAAGGAAGATCCCCAAGTGGTAGGTGGTGCTGCTGCTAAAAGGCTTGACGCTAGAAGTAGTCTTGGCATGGAAGTGGCTTACAAATACATCTCAACCTTGAATGCTGCATCTTCGTCAGCACAGATGGCAAATCTTGGGTTGGTGGCAATCCCAATTCTGAGCACATTTGTTGGTTTAAGGGTGCTTAATTTGTCAGGCAATGCTATAG TGCGGATAACTGCAGGAGCTCTTCCAAAAGGTCTTCACATGCTAAATCTATCAAAAAACAACATCTCAACCATTGAAGGCCTTCGAGAACTGACACGCCTTCGTGTATTGGACCTGAGCTACAACAAAATATGTAGGATTGGTCATG GTCTGGCCTCGTGTTCTTCTTTGAAAGAGCTATACTTGGCTGGTAACAAGATCAGTGAGGTTGAAGGCCTCCACCGCCTTCTCAAATTGAATGTTCTTGACTTGCATTCCAATAAAATCTCTACTTCAAAAGGTCTAGGTCAACTGGCAGCTAATTATGGTTCCTTGCAAGCAATAAATTTGGAAGGGAATCCTGCCCAAAAAAATGTTGGGGATGAGCAGCTGAAGAAATATTTATTAAGTCTTCTCCCTCATCTTGTTTTCTACAACAAGCAGACAATAAAAGCAAGTGGTGCAAAAGAAATCGCGGATCGTCCAACTCGATCTCTTTCCTCTCATCAGTTTGATCGCAGCATGAGAACAGAACATAAAAGCTCACGAAGGGGATATCTTGGTGCAGCCCTTCACAAGTCATCAACAAGCCATGGTCGATCAGGTTACCcttcaaagccatccaagagCCGGAACGGGCACGTACCACCCTTGGGATTCAAGCCAACTGATCATCTCCCCATTATTGATAGGAAACTGTTAAGCTTGCAACCTAGTAATCCTATACGGCGAATCCAGAGCGAGGGAGCACTCTGA